One genomic window of Stigmatella ashevillena includes the following:
- a CDS encoding 4'-phosphopantetheinyl transferase family protein produces the protein MPTSSPVLPLLKLPPDEVHVWIVEPERITDPGLQESYRALLDPAEREKQQRFYFERHRIQYLVSHALVRLTLSRYAPVAPEAWAFSANQYGRPEIRGDEKQWLRFNLSHTDGMALCAVARDVDVGADVEDSERRGETVEIADSFFAPAEVASLRALPTSGQRERFFDYWTLKEAYIKARGMGLSLPLEQFAFELSQGRPPRISFDPRLVDEPSVWQFVQFRPSKRHAAALAVRRPMDAPLSVRFQRTVPLQGDEPEEVHSREQVQPLRLRPSGAGGE, from the coding sequence ATGCCGACGTCCTCTCCCGTGTTGCCCCTGCTGAAGTTGCCGCCAGACGAGGTCCATGTCTGGATCGTCGAGCCCGAGCGGATCACCGATCCAGGATTGCAGGAGTCTTACCGCGCCTTGCTGGACCCTGCGGAGCGCGAGAAGCAGCAGCGGTTCTACTTCGAGAGGCACCGGATCCAGTACCTGGTCTCTCATGCCCTCGTGCGACTCACCTTGTCGCGCTATGCGCCCGTGGCGCCTGAGGCCTGGGCCTTCTCCGCCAACCAATACGGTCGGCCGGAGATTCGCGGCGACGAGAAGCAGTGGTTGCGCTTCAACCTCTCCCACACGGATGGAATGGCGCTTTGTGCGGTGGCCCGTGATGTGGATGTGGGCGCGGACGTGGAGGACTCCGAGCGGAGGGGGGAAACGGTGGAGATCGCCGATAGCTTTTTCGCCCCTGCGGAGGTGGCCTCGCTTCGGGCGCTCCCAACGAGTGGCCAGCGCGAGCGCTTCTTCGATTACTGGACCTTGAAGGAGGCCTACATCAAGGCCCGTGGAATGGGGCTCTCCCTGCCCTTGGAGCAGTTCGCCTTCGAGCTTTCGCAGGGGCGTCCCCCCCGGATCTCCTTTGATCCGCGTCTGGTGGACGAACCCTCGGTGTGGCAGTTCGTGCAGTTCCGGCCTTCCAAGCGGCACGCCGCCGCACTGGCCGTACGACGCCCGATGGATGCCCCCCTCTCGGTTCGGTTTCAGCGGACCGTTCCGCTCCAGGGGGATGAGCCCGAGGAGGTCCATTCCCGAGAGCAGGTCCAGCCCTTGCGCCTTCGGCCTTCTGGGGCAGGGGGAGAATGA